The Thunnus thynnus chromosome 2, fThuThy2.1, whole genome shotgun sequence genome includes a region encoding these proteins:
- the wdr31 gene encoding WD repeat-containing protein 31, giving the protein MGKLQSKFRKRSELYRASQGEKADNTFDSQVVQYELAHQGSVNTVTNLSPDLCVSGGNDKAVVVYDWKQGRMCQSFQGHNREVTKVVCYPGSTWIFSASRDKTVLMWDLNQGDEPIQEFCGHELVVNGVAISPEGRKLCTGSRDNWMCLWDIESAKCEQRHNISRNLVTHVCWVPGSSSIVQTSEDKTIRVWDSRAWQVTNTFPAKQYIQTHCDVSPNGNYLVSSSNGFGGQGCEATLWDLRQPGCKVVEYRGHLQTTASCVFLPTPPGGAAQVATSSHDSSVKIWDQNTAVCLGTLSLDGAGPLIALAPTDSSSLLCASFNNGLHQIQMSQGSNQAQGSGAGSGGAGGLDIKVVARF; this is encoded by the exons ATGGGCAAACTACAGAGCAAATTTCGCAAGAGGTCTGAGCTCTACAG GGCATCTCAGGGGGAGAAGGCAGATAACACCTTTGACAGTCAGGTGGTACAGTATGAACTTGCACATCAAGGATCCGTCAACACTGTCACCAATCTCAGCCCAGatctgtgtgtttctggtggGAATGACAAG GCTGTGGTGGTGTATGACTGGAAACAAGGCCGGATGTGTCAGTCCTTCCAGGGTCACAACCGAGAGGTTACCAAG GTGGTGTGTTATCCAGGCAGCACATGGATCTTTAGTGCCTCACGGGACAAGACTGTTCTGATGTGGGACCTAAACCAGGGGGACGAACCTATTCAGGAAttttgtgggcatgagttggtGGTCAATGGAGTAGCTATCAGTCCTG AAGGGAGAAAGCTGTGCACGGGTTCCCGTGACAACTGGATGTGCCTGTGGGACATAGAATCAGCAAAATGTGAACAGAGACACAACATTTCTAGAAACCTG GTGACTCATGTGTGTTGGGTGCCAGGCAGTTCCTCTATAGTCCAGACCTCTGAGGATAAGACCATAAG GGTGTGGGACAGCCGTGCATGGCAGGTGACCAATACTTTTCCAGCCAAGCAATACATCCAGACCCACTGTGACGTTTCTCCAAATGGCAACTACTTGGTGTCCAGCAGCAATGGCTTTGGAGGCCAGGGCTGTGAAGCCACG CTCTGGGACCTGCGTCAGCCTGGCTGTAAGGTAGTGGAGTACAGAGGCCATCTCCAGACCACAGCCAGCTGTGTGTTTCTGCCTACGCCTCCTGGTGGCGCAGCTCAGGTAGCAACGTCCTCCCATGACAGCTCTGTCAAAATCTGGGACCAGAACAcagcag TCTGTTTAGGGACATTGTCTCTGGATGGCGCTGGTCCACTGATTGCTCTGGCTCCCACCGACTCCTCCAGTCTGCTCTGTGCCAGTTTCAACAACGGCCTCCACCAAATTCAGATGAGCCAGGGATCAAACCAGGCTCAGGGCTCTGGGGCAGGTTCAGGTGGTGCTGGTGGCTTGGACATTAAAGTTGTGGCGCGCTTCTGA
- the bri3bp gene encoding BRI3-binding protein has product MKGIRFFVVFLVLSASLLCTAEAGRSRTSNQNSFRRAANGIYQTLSSVFGEDNIRGLYKFFSKTTERFVHGVDSFLDTIWKIWSDLLDVMGIDSSNLSHYFSPTSLTNSPARALLLVAAVLLAYWFLSVFLGGFFYLLHAVFGRFFWLARVTLFALSCLYILQKFEGDPERAVLPLCFIMAVYFMTGPVGAYWRRGGGGAGSLEEKIDHLDTQIRLLNIRLSRVIDGLERTGEQ; this is encoded by the exons ATGAAGGGAATCAGGTTTTTCGTGGTTTTCTTGGTGCTTTCCGCGTCTCTGCTGTGCACAGCCGAAGCGGGCAGAAGCAGGACCAGCAACCAGAACAGCTTCCGACGGGCAGCTAACGGCATTTACCAGACCCTGAGCAGTGTTTTCGGAGAGGACAACATTAGAGGGCTATACAAG tttttctCCAAAACCACGGAGCGGTTTGTTCATGGAGTGGACTCATTTCTTGATACCATCTGGAAGATCTGGTCAGATCTGCTGGATGTGATGGGCATTGACT CCTCAAACCTCAGCCACTACTTCAGCCCCACATCTCTCACCAACTCCCCGGCACGCGCCCTCCTCCTCGTCGCCGCCGTGCTCTTGGCCTACTGGTTCCTCTCTGTGTTCCTGGGGGGCTTCTTTTACCTGCTGCACGCTGTTTTCGGCCGCTTTTTCTGGTTAGCACGCGTCACCCTCTTCGCCCTGTCCTGCCTCTACATTCTACAGAAGTTCGAGGGCGACCCCGAGCGCGCAGTGCTGCCACTGTGCTTCATCATGGCGGTGTACTTCATGACGGGGCCCGTGGGAGCGTATTGGCGTCGTGGAGGCGGGGGAGCAGGTTCACTGGAAGAGAAAATCGACCACCTGGACACTCAGATCAGGCTGCTCAACATCAGGCTGAGCCGCGTCATAGACGGCCTGGAACGCACCGGGGAGCAGTAG